DNA sequence from the Antarctobacter heliothermus genome:
TTTCTGGATGTGCTTCGTCGTGGCGGGCGTTATGCCACCGCTGGTGCCATTGCAGGACCGCTGGCACAGATCGACGTGCGCACGCTTTACCTCAAAGACTTAACGCTGTTCGGCTGCACCTTTCAGGAAGACGAAGTGTTCGCCAATCTAATCGGTTATATTGAGGCCGGTGAAATCCGCCCGGTTGTGGCGCGGACTTATCCGCTGCGTGATATTGCCCTTGCCCAGACAGATTTTCTTGCCAAAAAGCACACTGGAAAACTCGTTTTAATCCCGCCGCAGGTGACGACATGAAGATTGCAAAAGTAGAACTTTACCAAGTTGATTTACCTTATTCAGGTGGGGTTTACCTGCTGTCCGGCGGGCGAGAATACACCAGCTTTGACGCCTCGATTGTGCGCATTGTCACGGATGACGGCATCGATGGATGGGGCGAAAGCACACCATTTGGATCAAGCTATATTGCCGCCCACGCCCTTGGCACCCGTGCTGGCATCGCGGAAATTGCACCGCATCTGTTAGGGCGCGACCCACGCCAGGTTGATCGTATCAACGACACAATGGATCAAGCACTTGTCGGGCATAACCACGCAAAAACCGCGTTGGATATTGCCTGTTGGGATGTTTTCGGCAAGTCGGTGAACCTACCTGTGTGCGAATTGTTGGGCGGATCAACAGGCATTCGGATGCCGACGATCTCATCAATTTATGCCGGTGATCCTGAGCATATGCGCGCGCGCGTTGCCGATCACCGCGCACGTGGCTACATGGGACATTCCGTCAAAGTTGGTGCGCTTGATAGCGAAGGCGGCCCTGCGCTGGACGCTGAACGCATTGCGGCGTCCCTCGCGGATCGCCAACCGGGCGAATATTTCATCGTCGATGCTAACGGCGGATTGATACCGGAAACTGCATTGCGGATGTTGCGGATGCTGCCTGCGGGCCTAGATTTTGTACTCGAGGCGCCCTGCGCCACTTGGCGCGAAACATTCAGTTTACGCCAACGGTGTGATGTACCGATAATCATTGATGAG
Encoded proteins:
- a CDS encoding mandelate racemase/muconate lactonizing enzyme family protein, whose amino-acid sequence is MKIAKVELYQVDLPYSGGVYLLSGGREYTSFDASIVRIVTDDGIDGWGESTPFGSSYIAAHALGTRAGIAEIAPHLLGRDPRQVDRINDTMDQALVGHNHAKTALDIACWDVFGKSVNLPVCELLGGSTGIRMPTISSIYAGDPEHMRARVADHRARGYMGHSVKVGALDSEGGPALDAERIAASLADRQPGEYFIVDANGGLIPETALRMLRMLPAGLDFVLEAPCATWRETFSLRQRCDVPIIIDELAQQDCDISQIVAQDLADGIGLKISKAGGLTHGRRHRDICVAAGLTVSVQDTVGSTIAFAGIAHLGATVPQRYLRCILDCRDMVTLETADFDAPITDGGVLTPMSPGLGITVKRDALSDPVATWR